Proteins encoded together in one Candidatus Xianfuyuplasma coldseepsis window:
- a CDS encoding ABC transporter ATP-binding protein/permease has protein sequence MIKLRKLDKYYNRNKSNEIHVLNDISLDLPSTGLVVLLGPSGSGKTTLLNVLGGLDKVQSGTIQFDETSIGHYSSSTWDKIRNREVGYIFQNYNLLNHLTVYENISLTLNMIGIYDKDEIDRRIDYILDHMGMINYRKRKASQLSGGQQQRVAIARALAKNPKVIIADEPTGNLDSKNTQDIMNIIKAISVNKLVVLVTHEENIAEFYGDRIIKLSDGQIVSDEDNRSSGTLDTRHEADIYLKDMEQITELTSDQSTLKVYTDEELSEPINVRLIVKNKTLYIDVDQTNVKKLQLVEKDSEVRIYDKKYEHTNKESLDIKEFDLESVIEQETSDIDKHSVISVKDSLRIAWNRMKDATRLGKVFYIGFGLIAGLIALAIGMGNSFISIDKDSYLNDSEYLIRVRREDFTYDDFIALTADDSIDYIRAVDSISINALLPKVFQLRDTESAFSNQIESVDKLSSRDVEAGRLPETTFEFVIDQQVADQLLASTNYKYVGIDSYEKLFELDYEATMMNLTYELTLVGIVDNQTPLMYMDDNLAYSLYYGVGIYEMYEDQITLETGDLPEGDELLVLDGSQVDPIGNLVIPVKQRDYEAVGTFSTTAADVPQILIRKQDLGVAYFDLYNDSYSSNVAVIANDVDNALSYLDSQGYTATSYANQMLADYQNQRISQGIGTITFIAIVLVASAVSYFFVIRSSLLARIYEVSVYRALGVSKLDVHKMFLTETVLITSLTSLFGYALTTWLLWRIQLAVDDFTEAIQVTPLSVIAGVLIIYLINIVSGLIPVGNLLRKTPAEILSKYDF, from the coding sequence ATGATTAAACTACGAAAACTCGATAAATACTATAACCGTAATAAAAGCAATGAAATTCATGTATTAAACGACATCTCATTAGACCTACCAAGTACCGGACTTGTCGTCTTACTCGGTCCATCAGGATCGGGGAAAACGACCCTACTCAATGTGCTTGGTGGTCTTGATAAAGTCCAATCGGGAACAATCCAGTTTGATGAGACAAGCATTGGTCATTACTCGTCCAGTACCTGGGATAAAATCCGAAACCGTGAAGTTGGCTACATCTTCCAGAACTATAATTTACTCAATCATTTAACCGTCTATGAAAACATTAGTTTAACATTAAATATGATTGGTATTTATGATAAAGATGAAATCGATCGCCGTATCGATTACATCTTGGATCATATGGGGATGATCAATTATCGGAAACGAAAAGCATCGCAGTTATCCGGCGGACAGCAACAACGGGTTGCGATTGCTCGGGCACTCGCGAAAAACCCGAAAGTCATTATCGCTGATGAACCAACCGGTAACTTAGATAGTAAAAACACGCAAGACATCATGAACATCATCAAAGCGATTAGTGTCAATAAACTGGTTGTTTTGGTTACCCATGAAGAAAACATCGCTGAGTTTTATGGTGATCGCATCATTAAACTATCCGATGGCCAAATCGTTAGTGATGAAGACAATCGCTCCAGTGGTACATTAGATACGCGCCATGAAGCGGATATCTATCTTAAAGATATGGAGCAAATCACGGAATTAACAAGCGATCAGTCGACGTTAAAAGTCTATACCGATGAAGAACTAAGTGAACCGATAAACGTTCGTTTAATTGTCAAAAATAAAACCCTATACATCGATGTCGATCAAACCAATGTCAAGAAACTACAATTGGTTGAAAAAGACAGTGAAGTACGGATTTACGATAAGAAATACGAACACACCAATAAAGAGAGTCTTGATATTAAAGAGTTCGATTTGGAAAGTGTGATCGAACAAGAAACATCAGACATTGATAAACACAGTGTCATCAGTGTCAAAGATAGTCTTCGTATCGCCTGGAACCGGATGAAAGATGCGACACGACTAGGGAAAGTATTCTACATCGGCTTTGGTTTAATTGCCGGCCTCATCGCCCTGGCGATTGGGATGGGTAATAGTTTCATTTCAATTGATAAAGACTCCTACTTAAATGATTCGGAGTATTTGATTCGTGTCCGTCGTGAAGATTTTACATACGATGATTTCATTGCCTTAACGGCAGACGATTCGATTGATTATATTCGCGCAGTCGATAGTATCAGTATTAACGCGTTACTACCAAAAGTGTTTCAATTACGAGATACCGAATCGGCATTTTCAAATCAGATTGAATCAGTGGATAAACTGTCCTCGCGCGATGTAGAAGCGGGACGCTTGCCGGAAACCACATTTGAATTCGTCATCGATCAACAAGTCGCTGATCAGTTATTGGCAAGTACCAACTATAAATATGTCGGAATTGATAGTTACGAGAAACTGTTTGAACTCGACTATGAAGCGACGATGATGAATCTCACCTACGAACTGACATTGGTTGGTATTGTCGATAATCAAACACCACTCATGTACATGGACGATAATCTTGCCTATTCCCTGTATTATGGCGTAGGAATTTACGAGATGTATGAAGATCAAATCACCTTAGAAACGGGAGACTTACCAGAAGGAGACGAACTTTTAGTACTTGATGGATCTCAAGTCGATCCAATTGGTAATTTGGTGATCCCTGTAAAACAACGAGATTATGAAGCTGTCGGTACGTTTAGTACGACAGCAGCCGATGTTCCGCAAATCCTCATCCGGAAACAAGATTTAGGTGTCGCCTATTTCGATTTATATAACGATTCTTATAGCTCGAATGTAGCGGTAATTGCCAATGATGTCGATAATGCGCTATCGTATCTTGATAGTCAAGGATATACCGCCACCAGTTACGCCAATCAAATGCTTGCGGATTATCAAAATCAACGGATTAGCCAAGGAATCGGAACGATTACCTTCATCGCCATTGTCCTCGTCGCCTCCGCCGTCAGTTACTTCTTCGTCATCCGCAGTAGCTTACTCGCTCGGATTTATGAAGTTAGTGTCTACCGCGCTCTTGGTGTCAGTAAGCTGGACGTGCACAAGATGTTCTTAACGGAAACCGTCTTAATCACATCCTTGACGAGTTTATTTGGATACGCTCTAACCACCTGGTTATTATGGCGGATTCAACTAGCGGTAGATGATTTCACTGAGGCAATCCAAGTCACCCCACTCAGTGTCATTGCGGGTGTACTGATTATCTATCTGATCAACATTGTCAGTGGATTGATTCCGGTAGGAAACCTTCTGCGTAAAACCCCAGCTGAAATCTTAAGCAAATACGATTTTTAA
- a CDS encoding ABC transporter ATP-binding protein encodes MLRLENISKYYHSNDVVALGLRKVSLEFKLGEFVAVTGESGSGKSTLLNVISGLDTYEDGEMYVNGEETSYYTIEEWESYRRQYIGFVFQNYNIIDSYSVLENVMVALTIQGYDKDKRKERALELIDKVGLTSHVHHKASKLSGGQKQRAVIARALAKDCPIIVADEPTGNLDSESGRKIIELLQEISQDKLVIVVTHNYQQVAEYATRRIRLFDGEVVEDKVMKPRQDITEGVTLANYRMSIPSLMMMALRNLYRTPRRSIFTLVIGIFIAAIFYFSYGSYVQESTSSGFSYDYWSIYNNTPDGRIIVTKFDQTPFTDQEIEDFENMNRVMGVLEHDVLFDTPIYVYMDSEWDGGWIESWYYYVNPSAMLRQDDLDSGVLPANKNEVVVGYESEFEVGETIDVGYEYPRYTKEGDYTLDGLNTYRLTVVGKTKNSVTTTNDDFLYLHDEFLSQHDVIITNYLSRERWPQLVSLGMKIDINGTTVNFGDWYEFEYDSSMELDEMILSPSLAKQLCAALELDYTTQLNQCLSVDVSITGTSLFYENQLDYTITGVMDDLNEEQEEYYNIVRLHPESLSSLVSLEPYQISLLVRDGNDANIVMNAIQEDITYNAIYPAGIEVDDFALMSLLLGIWFAARTLMLMIVMYFITYVVLRNIQNAKVKGFLIFRSIGASKKDLHKVTNIELVYLFVAAIVLVLLFAAINQINQIWIIPQYLHFFTVGSYVLLIALLSALAILLGRRFNKRIFGQSVITSLKQE; translated from the coding sequence ATGCTACGATTAGAAAACATATCCAAGTATTATCACAGTAATGATGTCGTGGCCCTCGGCCTGCGTAAAGTATCCCTCGAGTTCAAACTCGGGGAATTTGTTGCGGTTACCGGGGAAAGCGGTAGTGGGAAAAGCACCCTACTAAACGTCATTAGTGGACTCGATACCTATGAAGATGGAGAAATGTATGTAAACGGGGAAGAAACCTCCTATTACACGATTGAAGAATGGGAAAGTTATCGCCGTCAATACATTGGCTTTGTCTTCCAGAACTACAATATAATCGATTCTTACAGCGTTTTGGAAAATGTCATGGTTGCTTTGACGATTCAAGGTTACGACAAAGATAAACGCAAAGAACGGGCCTTAGAATTGATCGACAAGGTTGGATTAACCAGCCATGTTCATCACAAAGCATCGAAACTATCGGGTGGGCAAAAACAACGTGCGGTAATTGCACGGGCTCTTGCCAAAGATTGTCCGATTATCGTTGCCGATGAACCGACAGGGAATCTAGATAGTGAATCGGGACGTAAAATCATTGAATTATTACAAGAAATCAGTCAAGACAAACTGGTTATCGTCGTAACCCACAACTACCAACAAGTCGCCGAATACGCCACGAGACGAATTCGTTTATTTGATGGTGAAGTCGTCGAAGACAAAGTAATGAAACCACGCCAAGACATCACCGAGGGAGTCACTCTTGCCAATTACCGGATGAGTATCCCGAGTTTGATGATGATGGCGCTTCGTAATTTATATCGAACACCACGGCGTTCGATCTTTACATTAGTTATTGGAATTTTCATCGCTGCGATTTTCTATTTCAGTTACGGTAGTTACGTACAAGAATCCACTAGTAGTGGATTCAGCTATGATTATTGGTCGATATATAATAATACGCCTGACGGTCGCATTATCGTCACCAAATTTGATCAAACCCCATTTACCGATCAGGAAATTGAAGACTTTGAAAATATGAACCGCGTCATGGGTGTTTTAGAACATGATGTGTTGTTTGATACTCCTATTTATGTCTATATGGACAGTGAATGGGACGGTGGTTGGATTGAATCGTGGTATTACTATGTCAATCCATCAGCCATGCTCCGCCAAGATGATTTGGATTCCGGTGTCTTACCTGCTAATAAAAACGAAGTAGTCGTAGGGTATGAGTCCGAATTTGAAGTCGGTGAAACCATTGATGTCGGTTACGAATATCCGCGTTATACCAAAGAAGGGGACTATACATTAGACGGCCTGAATACCTATCGTCTTACCGTTGTTGGGAAAACCAAAAACAGCGTAACAACCACCAATGATGATTTCCTTTATTTACATGATGAATTCTTGTCACAACACGATGTCATCATCACCAACTATCTCTCCCGTGAACGCTGGCCCCAACTTGTTTCGCTGGGAATGAAAATTGATATTAACGGCACAACGGTAAACTTTGGTGACTGGTATGAGTTTGAATACGATTCCTCGATGGAACTCGATGAAATGATTTTATCACCATCGCTCGCAAAACAACTCTGTGCTGCGTTGGAGTTGGATTACACAACGCAATTGAACCAGTGTTTATCCGTTGACGTTTCCATTACTGGAACATCATTATTCTATGAAAATCAGTTGGATTACACCATCACTGGTGTCATGGACGATCTAAATGAAGAACAAGAAGAGTATTACAACATTGTTCGTCTTCACCCAGAAAGTTTATCCAGCTTAGTATCCTTAGAACCCTATCAAATTAGTCTTCTAGTTCGCGATGGGAATGACGCCAACATCGTTATGAATGCGATTCAAGAAGATATTACCTATAATGCCATTTATCCGGCAGGAATCGAAGTCGATGACTTCGCTTTGATGTCACTCTTACTTGGTATTTGGTTTGCCGCACGGACATTGATGTTAATGATTGTCATGTACTTCATTACCTATGTTGTTTTACGGAACATCCAAAATGCAAAAGTCAAAGGCTTTTTGATTTTCCGCTCCATCGGTGCCAGTAAGAAAGATCTTCATAAAGTCACGAACATTGAACTTGTGTATTTGTTTGTTGCCGCCATTGTCTTGGTATTACTCTTTGCAGCAATCAATCAAATCAATCAAATCTGGATTATTCCACAGTACCTGCATTTCTTTACGGTTGGCAGTTATGTGTTATTAATCGCGTTATTAAGTGCACTCGCAATTCTATTAGGACGACGTTTTAACAAACGAATCTTCGGACAATCCGTGATAACGTCGTTGAAACAAGAGTAG
- a CDS encoding alpha/beta hydrolase produces the protein MKTHIELQTNGHTMRGYKQGSSDTVLVMLHGFTGNRTESRNLFKDIADGLEDKGIATLRFDWFGHGESDVQFEDLRVPLMQAQAQTILDYAKEHYQHVILLGFSMGGFLAMDAVRDDIDKLILMAPAIHIGKMESNIFSEDEGMTRDLHGLIIHREFIRSFAKGKPLDHVKAYKKPVFILQGEEDTAVGKDNAIWLNDQLLDSRVKVYPGAPHCFERKHYHDELIDDICNFITG, from the coding sequence ATGAAAACACATATAGAACTACAAACAAATGGACACACCATGCGTGGGTACAAGCAAGGATCGAGTGATACTGTCCTCGTGATGCTGCATGGATTTACCGGTAACCGTACCGAAAGTCGTAACCTCTTCAAAGATATTGCCGATGGACTTGAAGACAAAGGGATTGCCACCCTACGCTTTGATTGGTTTGGCCATGGCGAAAGCGATGTCCAATTTGAAGACTTACGGGTACCACTCATGCAAGCCCAAGCACAAACGATATTAGACTATGCGAAAGAACACTATCAACACGTCATCTTACTCGGATTTAGCATGGGCGGATTTTTAGCGATGGATGCGGTGCGAGACGACATTGATAAACTGATTTTAATGGCTCCTGCGATTCATATCGGTAAAATGGAATCCAATATCTTCAGTGAAGACGAAGGAATGACACGGGACTTACATGGACTAATCATCCACCGGGAGTTTATCCGCAGTTTTGCCAAAGGGAAACCACTAGACCACGTCAAAGCCTACAAAAAACCAGTGTTCATCCTTCAAGGCGAAGAAGATACCGCGGTTGGTAAAGACAATGCCATTTGGTTAAACGATCAACTACTTGATAGTCGTGTCAAAGTGTACCCCGGTGCACCCCACTGCTTTGAACGCAAACATTACCACGATGAATTAATCGATGATATATGTAACTTTATCACAGGATAA
- the htpG gene encoding molecular chaperone HtpG produces MAKTKQFKTESKKLLDLMVHSIYTHKEIFLRELISNASDAIDKRHYIALTDADKADEYEIFLEFDKDKRTITITDNGVGLTEEELINNLGTIAKSGSKEFQEGLDNADIEIIGQFGVGFYSAFMVSKKVTVITKSINSDQAYKWVSTGSASYTISESEKDDFGTTIILELRDNNDETEENYDEFLSEYKLKNLVKKYSDYIRYPIKMDVTKTDYPEDKDADPITYSETETLNSMIPLWRRNKSNIKEEEYNDFYKHQFNDYEEPMRVIHTKVEGLTTYTSLLFIPKHAPFDLYSEKYEKGLQLYSKGVFIMDKNKSLIPDYFRFVKGLVDSSDLSLNISREMLQHDRLLKKIASNVETKIKNELEKMLKNEREQYNEFYKIYGINLKYGIYEGFGMNKEKLQDLIMFKTTKSDEFKTLQEYIDDMREGQEHIYYASGKTKDSILALPQMDLIIDKDYEVLLFTDDIDEFMVNILMKYNDKTFKSINQGDLDLIDKKAQKKVDKLTKEKQSLLDALKEGLEGKVENVVLSKRLKDSPVCLVSGEGLSMEMEKVLQQLPNKPDAKAQRILEINPNHELFQTLESIHETAPENINKYATILYNQALLIEGLPLDNPVEFSNLMVELMIERNKNVS; encoded by the coding sequence ATGGCAAAAACAAAACAATTTAAAACCGAATCGAAAAAATTATTGGATTTAATGGTGCATAGTATTTACACCCACAAAGAAATCTTTTTACGCGAGTTAATCAGCAACGCCAGTGATGCGATTGACAAACGTCACTACATCGCTTTAACCGATGCGGATAAAGCGGATGAATATGAGATTTTTCTCGAGTTTGACAAAGACAAACGCACGATTACCATTACCGATAACGGTGTTGGATTAACCGAAGAAGAGTTAATCAACAACTTAGGTACCATAGCGAAAAGTGGTAGTAAAGAATTCCAAGAAGGACTTGATAATGCTGACATTGAAATCATCGGCCAATTTGGTGTTGGATTCTACAGTGCCTTTATGGTATCGAAAAAAGTTACCGTCATCACCAAATCGATTAATAGTGATCAAGCGTATAAATGGGTTAGCACCGGTAGTGCAAGCTACACCATCAGTGAATCCGAAAAAGATGATTTTGGAACGACCATCATCTTAGAACTGCGTGACAACAATGACGAAACCGAAGAAAACTACGACGAGTTCTTAAGTGAATACAAACTGAAAAACCTCGTTAAAAAATACAGCGACTATATCCGTTACCCGATCAAAATGGATGTCACTAAAACGGATTATCCCGAAGACAAAGATGCGGATCCAATCACCTATAGTGAAACCGAAACCTTAAACTCGATGATTCCCCTTTGGCGTCGCAATAAAAGCAACATCAAAGAAGAAGAGTACAACGACTTCTACAAACATCAGTTCAACGACTACGAAGAACCAATGCGCGTCATTCACACCAAAGTCGAAGGTCTTACAACCTACACATCCTTACTCTTTATTCCGAAACACGCCCCATTTGATCTCTATAGTGAAAAGTACGAAAAAGGACTTCAACTCTATAGTAAAGGCGTCTTCATCATGGATAAAAACAAGTCGCTTATCCCCGATTACTTCCGCTTTGTCAAAGGACTTGTTGATTCCAGTGATTTATCATTAAACATCTCTCGTGAAATGTTACAACACGATCGCTTGCTCAAAAAAATCGCAAGCAATGTTGAAACCAAAATCAAAAACGAACTCGAAAAAATGCTCAAAAACGAACGCGAACAATACAACGAGTTTTATAAAATCTATGGTATTAACTTGAAATATGGTATCTACGAAGGTTTTGGAATGAACAAAGAAAAACTCCAAGACTTAATCATGTTTAAAACCACCAAATCCGATGAATTTAAAACCTTACAAGAATACATCGATGATATGCGCGAAGGCCAAGAACACATCTACTACGCATCTGGTAAAACCAAAGACAGTATTCTTGCCTTACCACAAATGGATTTAATCATAGACAAAGACTATGAAGTATTACTCTTCACCGACGATATCGATGAGTTCATGGTAAACATCTTAATGAAATACAACGACAAAACCTTTAAATCGATCAACCAAGGTGACTTGGACCTAATCGATAAGAAAGCACAAAAGAAAGTCGACAAACTCACCAAAGAAAAACAATCCTTATTAGATGCCTTAAAAGAAGGACTTGAAGGCAAAGTGGAAAATGTTGTATTGTCAAAACGCTTAAAAGACAGTCCTGTCTGTTTAGTAAGTGGTGAAGGACTCTCCATGGAAATGGAAAAAGTCTTACAACAACTCCCCAACAAACCCGATGCCAAAGCACAACGCATCTTAGAAATCAATCCAAATCATGAACTCTTCCAAACCTTGGAATCGATTCATGAAACAGCCCCAGAAAACATTAATAAATACGCAACCATTTTGTACAACCAAGCATTACTCATTGAAGGACTCCCACTGGATAATCCAGTTGAGTTCAGTAACTTAATGGTTGAGTTAATGATTGAACGAAACAAAAATGTCAGCTAA
- a CDS encoding lipoate--protein ligase family protein — protein MKTIINPSTNPYFNLALEEYVLKHLDLDEDVFFLWRNDPCVVIGRNQNPFNEINIHYTSSHNIPILRRISGGGTVYHDHGNVNFTFITSTIQERLNNYEFFIHPLIAILQKTGVPARFVPSSHIYINDTKISGNAQSFYKNKMMHHGTLLFESDLTHLKNVLHHHKHYNSKAVSSTRASTTNIKNHMTVSATIEEFMDFILNEYFIEDYHNHIVELNDEDIKQINKIMNDKYHSWSWNLGETPEFWINEEIDGEIIQMRIHKGIVQESSFYPEDIEGLRFVEEELQERLPDSEHAKLHQLFQ, from the coding sequence ATGAAAACAATCATCAACCCAAGTACCAATCCATACTTTAATTTAGCACTGGAAGAATATGTCTTAAAACATCTTGATCTTGATGAAGATGTATTTTTCTTATGGCGTAATGATCCCTGTGTGGTGATTGGTCGGAATCAAAATCCATTTAATGAAATTAATATCCACTATACATCGTCTCACAACATCCCAATCTTACGACGAATCAGTGGTGGCGGGACGGTCTATCATGATCATGGGAATGTCAATTTCACATTTATCACCAGTACAATTCAAGAACGATTGAATAATTACGAGTTCTTTATTCATCCATTAATTGCGATTCTTCAAAAAACAGGTGTTCCTGCTCGTTTTGTCCCATCCAGTCATATTTATATCAACGATACCAAGATTAGTGGTAACGCCCAGTCATTCTATAAGAATAAAATGATGCATCATGGGACCCTACTCTTTGAGAGTGATTTAACCCATTTAAAGAATGTCTTACATCACCACAAACACTACAATTCTAAAGCCGTTTCCAGCACCAGAGCATCGACTACTAATATTAAAAACCATATGACTGTATCCGCTACAATAGAGGAGTTCATGGACTTCATCCTCAATGAGTATTTTATCGAAGATTACCACAATCATATTGTAGAATTGAACGATGAAGATATAAAACAGATTAACAAAATCATGAACGACAAATACCATTCCTGGAGTTGGAACTTAGGGGAAACACCAGAGTTTTGGATTAACGAAGAGATTGATGGGGAAATCATTCAGATGCGAATTCATAAAGGGATCGTTCAGGAAAGCTCCTTCTACCCGGAAGATATTGAAGGATTACGGTTTGTTGAAGAGGAATTGCAAGAACGACTTCCCGATAGTGAACACGCAAAACTACATCAATTATTTCAATAG
- a CDS encoding phosphoenolpyruvate carboxykinase, with protein MIKEFSINSNNVIVNFSIKYCQTEKELLDSKSFEKILHNQIKYLQKQNASLLDRLHLIMPSTDLENEFLRLFKLLIIMDKQSIAEVNPEYLKVFQHTSDVIDFIEGLYNYWRGLERYALIQTTGDKSGIQNVNFIEAKNAFTNLVLKTYRRIEENLMEKDQNIYRQLSAGINAGIVLTDNKIDLPSTYDKVEDIPIIQKIVFTPPFIIYPNENKRSGLFERSDVNPIDYIELNQSHFFCYPAKVGSSLAFVYFHRDFMNHGVSLCNLFDLAEPEEYINKSPDLIYVFGARLPKHEKRTVYYYDKKNDIHVGYVSNTKEVDYFGYMKKMILTLHNLRMIKLGNLPIHGAMVHITLKNGIEKTIAIVGDSGAGKSESLEAFRTLSKKYLKEIKIIFDDMGSFHIEDGKVIGYGTEIGAFVRLDDLEMGYSFKEMDRAIFMNPHRQNARVLLPVSTYDVVTRGYEVDILLYANNYEDTNDVLRFFDTPEKAIDVFSKGRRKAKGTTSESGLVESFFANPFGPVQEEQATTKLINQYFNQLFDNNIPVGEIYTKLAIPTFERKGPEQAAKQLFKWLQQ; from the coding sequence ATGATTAAAGAATTTTCTATAAATTCCAACAATGTGATTGTGAACTTCTCGATCAAGTATTGTCAAACAGAAAAAGAATTACTGGATTCCAAATCGTTTGAGAAGATTTTACACAATCAGATTAAATACTTACAAAAACAAAACGCATCGTTGCTTGATCGTTTGCATTTAATCATGCCATCTACCGATTTAGAAAACGAGTTTTTACGATTGTTTAAATTACTGATTATCATGGATAAACAATCGATTGCGGAAGTCAATCCCGAATATCTAAAAGTGTTTCAACACACGTCAGATGTTATTGATTTTATCGAAGGTTTATATAATTACTGGCGAGGTCTAGAACGTTACGCACTGATTCAAACAACCGGTGATAAAAGTGGGATTCAAAATGTGAACTTTATCGAAGCGAAAAATGCCTTTACCAATTTGGTTCTTAAAACCTATCGCCGGATTGAAGAAAACCTCATGGAAAAAGATCAAAATATCTACCGTCAACTATCCGCAGGGATTAATGCGGGTATTGTCTTAACGGATAATAAGATTGATCTTCCGTCTACCTATGACAAAGTCGAGGATATTCCGATTATTCAAAAGATTGTCTTTACGCCACCATTTATCATCTATCCCAATGAAAATAAACGCAGTGGTTTGTTTGAAAGGAGCGATGTCAATCCAATCGATTACATCGAACTGAACCAAAGCCATTTCTTCTGTTACCCTGCGAAAGTAGGATCTAGTTTAGCATTTGTCTACTTCCATCGTGACTTTATGAATCATGGGGTTAGTTTATGTAACTTGTTTGATCTTGCAGAACCAGAGGAATACATCAATAAATCACCGGACTTAATTTATGTCTTTGGTGCACGTTTGCCAAAACATGAAAAACGAACCGTATACTATTATGATAAAAAAAATGATATTCATGTTGGGTACGTATCCAATACCAAAGAAGTGGATTACTTTGGGTACATGAAGAAGATGATTCTGACACTTCATAATTTGCGAATGATTAAATTAGGGAATCTTCCGATTCATGGAGCAATGGTTCATATTACCCTTAAAAATGGGATTGAAAAAACGATTGCGATTGTCGGCGACAGTGGTGCTGGTAAGAGTGAATCGTTAGAAGCGTTCCGAACCCTATCCAAGAAATATCTCAAGGAGATTAAGATCATTTTTGATGATATGGGTAGTTTCCATATTGAGGATGGTAAAGTCATTGGCTATGGAACCGAAATTGGGGCCTTTGTTCGATTGGACGATCTTGAAATGGGGTACTCCTTTAAAGAAATGGACCGTGCCATCTTTATGAATCCCCATCGTCAGAATGCTCGTGTACTACTTCCGGTATCGACCTATGATGTGGTAACAAGAGGATACGAAGTTGATATCTTACTCTATGCGAATAATTATGAAGATACCAATGATGTTTTACGTTTCTTTGATACCCCTGAGAAAGCGATTGATGTCTTCAGTAAGGGTCGACGCAAAGCCAAAGGAACAACCAGTGAGAGTGGACTTGTCGAGAGTTTCTTCGCCAATCCCTTTGGACCGGTACAAGAGGAACAAGCAACGACAAAACTAATCAATCAATATTTTAATCAATTGTTTGATAACAACATACCGGTAGGTGAAATCTATACCAAACTGGCGATTCCTACATTTGAACGAAAAGGACCTGAACAAGCCGCAAAACAATTATTCAAATGGTTACAACAATAA